The following proteins are encoded in a genomic region of Lutra lutra chromosome 16, mLutLut1.2, whole genome shotgun sequence:
- the CCDC92B gene encoding coiled-coil domain containing 92B — MDTVSLEHQIQSVQRHISFLKKEQMALLRDLHLEILRLQKRCSELTRDLEMKEAQSHQQEAASRELESKCRALESQLAARTAANAELRREVAQREALVSALRCSLRAEERRFLEELRRRSHRATVLGTELQKHTEAAAYLSCQLHAARQRLQTPRPGPGAAAAAMEPRPRRRAQRARRPPAAEASAKGPGRDWAAWDRAARSLDDIDPMPDPALFLYPRRPPRPSGRSPRQPPPQEPPDQAGPPAAPSPPSAPGEPE; from the exons ATGGATACCGTGTCCCTGGAGCATCAGATCCAGAGTGTACAACGCCACATCAGCTTCCTGAAAAAGGAGCAGATGGCTTTGCTGCGAGACCTGCACCTGGAAATCCTGAGGCTGCAGAAACGCTGTtcag AACTGACTCGTGATCTGGAGATGAAAGAAGCCCAGTCTCATCAGCAAG AGGCGGCGTCCCGGGAGCTGGAGAGCAAGTGCCGCGCGCTGGAGTCGCAGCTGGCCGCGCGGACCGCCGCCAACGCCGAGCTGAGGCGGGAGGTGGCGCAGCGGGAGGCGCTGGTGTCCGCGCTGCGTTGCAGCCTGCGCGCCGAAGAGCGCCGCTTCCTGGAGGAGCTTCGGCGGCGCAGCCACCGTGCGACGGTGCTAGGCACCGAGCTGCAGAAGCACACCGAGGCGGCCGCCTACCTCTCCTGCCAGCTGCACGCGGCGCGCCAGAGACTGCAGACTCCGCGCCCGGGtcccggcgccgccgccgccgccatggAGCCCCGGCCCCGCCGGCGCGCACAGCGGGCtcgccgcccgcccgccgccgaGGCCTCAGCCAAGGGCCCGGGCCGGGACTGGGCCGCCTGGGACCGCGCGGCCCGCTCCCTGGACGACATCGACCCCATGCCCGACCCTGCGCTCTTCCTCTACCCGCGGAGGCCCCCGCGGCCCAGCGGCCGCAGCCCGCGCCAGCCGCCTCCCCAGGAGCCCCCGGACCAAGCCGGCCCGCCGGCCGCGCCCAGCCCGCCTAGCGCTCCCGGGGAGCCGGagtag